The nucleotide window GGCCTAATAAAGGAAGACCAGCAGGATCAGTGTGAGAGATAGCGATCCCTATAATCGTCGCCCGGACATAGACCATGAATTCGGATGGCGTTAAGAGCCTTCCCTAAACTACTTGATTGGTTTCTTTCATCACATGTCTCTTTAATCAATTGTTCACTAAATGGGCATGAATTCGGAGATGTTAAGGGCCTTCCCTAAACTTCTTGATTGGTTTCTCTCATCGCGTGTCTCTTTAATCAATTGTTTCCTAAATGGGCAAGACAACAATGACGGTGATAAATCATTTTTCTCTCATCACATGTctctttaattttatgtttgtgGGAAATTCGTTTCGCACAATAATGACGGTGATAAATCATTTTTGtctaaaaaaacaacaaaatacaaCAGTTTAAGACCACAACTTTGTTAAAGAATGCCATTCCACATTGGAAACTTAATAGGATAAATTTTAATGGTTATGCTCCTTATTGCAAAGagacattttgtgataaaattcaACACTTGTTGGACGATTAGGTGGTTAAGTTGGGATAGTTAGTGTGGTAGTCAATAGCTGGCTTGACtctaaaatgttgacatggtaTCAAAGCGGGTTCCCTCCAAATTGACTGCTTACGTGAACAAGATCCTAAACTAGCGAACAATCTTCTGCTACTtgagaaaaaaagagaggaggTTCTCAAAGTAGAATTGGTTGCACACATGATGGGGAGTGTTGAAAAATCTCACATTGGATAAATGATACTAAATGTGGTTTCACTTGAgacattttgtaataaaattcaaaatctgTTAAGTTATGCAAGTGGTTAAATTGAGACAATATCAATATAATTAATAATGAACTGTTGACCTGACATTTTAAATCTTGACAAACTTTACATAACACCTTCCAAAGTAAAGAATTACATACATAATCAATTTCTTCATTGACACCCTAATAAACATTTGCGTAACCATTATTAGAAATCATGAGGTTATGATCAAAGACCTTAGCTAGCCTAAACTACTATGGTTATAATACGACCTAAAAAACACAACTTGTTTGTTCCATTGCCGAAGAAACACTTGAGCGAAAGGCCGTCTGCTCTGCTGTAACAAGTGAAAATTTACCTACGTCTGCATGTAAATATTTCGAAAGGAGGAAGGGGGTCCAGAAATAAAGACAAGACACTAGGATGATGAGGGGGCATGGGGCGAAACCGACCGCAGGGAAGAGACTGACCAAAACAAGAGGCCAACCACCATCACACATTCACCTTCTCCCTTGGATTAGATAAGATAATGGATCTCCTTCCACGTGGCAAGGTCATAGTGGTGCCTAGTGATAAGGCTaactttcaaattgttcctcTGCTTCATGTGGTCTATATGCTGTAATGTCATCAGGTACATCATCCAACGGTCTGTGTTTGCTGGTAAAATGTTCATGGGATCAGGACCGTAGGATAGGACAAGGGTAGTCAGAGCACTATATATAGGAAGGCAGAATAGGAGCTGCGTATCTCAACCAAAAGAAGTAAAGCACTCAAAGAAGagaaagcagagagagagagcaatggCTTCCTCCATGATTTCCTCCGGTACCGTGGCTACAGTTTCCGCCCCCGCTCAAGCCAGAATGGTTGCTCCATTCACCGGCCTCAAGTCCTCCTCAGCTTTCCCTGTCACCAGAAAAAGCAATGACATTACCTCTATTGCAAGCAATGGAGGAAGAGTGCAATGCATGCAGGTAAGAATTAATCGATACTAATAAATTACTAATCCcttaaaaatatattaatacatttaattaaattgaaaaactaCTAATCAAATacattttcataattaattagtacaaagTTCTATTGTTTCGCTTTCGCTCCTAAAAAATTAGTTAGTACAGAGTTACTACATCATCTATCAacctataaataaattattattaggaGTTTGataatttaacataaaaatatctttgcaaatatatatgcatatatactTTCGGGTCAGATTCTTtgcaaattattttttatatctaAGGTACTTATATGTATTATTTTGTATAATTAGGCCGAAATAATACATATATCTCGTCTTGTTTTTTGGCAAAACAAAAGGTACTTACCGAAGTACAAATTCAGTTTATCAATTATTTTGATGAATACAGGTGTGGCCTCCACTTGGACTGAAGAAGTTCGAGACCCTCTCTTACCTTCCTCCCCTTTCTACCGAGTCCTTGGCCAAGGAAGTTGACTACCTCCTCCGCAAAAACTGGGTTCCCTGCTTGGAATTTGAGTTGGAGGTTAATAATTTCGAaccttgtatatatatatatattagtttgTTAAATTAATGATTTGACGTGGTAACGTACTTAATCGTTTGCTAACTTAATTCTCTTGTAAAAAATTGTGATAAACATATAGCATGGATTCGTGTACCGTGAGAACCACAGATCCCCAGGATACTATGATGGAAGGTACTGGACAATGTGGAAGCTGCCCATGTTCGGATGCACCGACTCTTCCCAGGTGTTGAAAGAGCTGGAAGAGGCCAAGAAGGCCTACCCCCAATCCTTCATCCGTATCATCGGATTCGACAATGTCCGTCAAGTGCAGTGCATCAGTTTCATCGCTTACAAGCCTCCAGGCGTCTAAGTTGTTCTAcaattttcataaataatgttgttgttgtatgtacCATTGTGGCTCTTAGCCAAGGGTCCCGGTGGTCTGTTTAAGTTTGTATTTGATTAGGGCTTTCAAGACCTCtgtctatttgtttctttaattCTCTGTCCCTTTTTCGAGGCACTCTCGTTTGTTTTCGAATTTGGTGTTTTATCGGATTCAAGATGGTGTTGATTGAGAAATTCATGATTCAATGAGATccgtattttatttttatttggacGAGTAATGTATTATATTTActgattatattatttattatatcTTCCACATACCATTGTGTATATAAATCTCTTTATTTAAGAAGATTGTTCAACAATGTAATTCATAAATaatatacaattttttttattgttttactaTTAGCATTTTCTTTGACTCTTATTATTTTACTATTTCTAATTACAAATTCAAACCTTCTTTACACACATCACAAACTTTTAACCTCTGTTTTTGAGATTTAGAAAAATGATCACTCGAGCATTCGAGATTATTGTGAAATGCTTGAATCCCACTCGATCGAGGACCTTAGGGTAGTGTAACCAAACTCATTAAGTGgttaaaaccctaaaatttgaagaaagaaaataggctGCAAGACACATGATAGAAATTTGGTtgcttttcaaaattttccacCGAGATTGATTTAATCACTTGAATAATTTACTTCATAATTCAATGTGCCAATCGGCTTTTTTatgttaattaaattcgtttaaACATAATTAAATGTTATGCAACGCAGTTATTCCTTcaatttgtctttctttcttctaatttttcaaCTCGTTGGGAAATTAATTAGGTTGTAAAATATTCCCTTTGTAGGTTGTAGATAGCTTAATTAATAGCCACAAATCATCTACAAAGCATGTTATCAAGAGCCACAATTCCTTTTTGCATATTTCATAATTGAGCGGCCGATTTTGTTGTATCATCCACCATTGATAGCTACACGTATGGACATGCATTTGTTCAGATAAACAAACGGATAAGCTGCTCTTTTCAAAGTTGCCGCAGTCAAAAACTTCATGCATTCATATTCCTGCAGTTAATTGCTCAAGGCTGAAGCACTTTTGGGTCGCTGTTTGGGTGCTTTTGTAGTGTTACTCAAGTCCACAAGCAAAGAAATTATGCTACTGATTAGTTAGTGAGGCTAGCTTTCAACAGTTTTTTGGTTTCTCTCTCAAACATACCAATTAGAGGACGCCGTGTGCACCATCATGGGCAACATCATACTCAACCCTACCAGTATAAAAGGACATGGCCTTTCCACCATGAGAGGTAACCGTTCCTCCGCTAAGAAACACTAAACTCTTGATTTTTCATTCATCTTTAAGTCTAACTTTAAGTATCGAAAAGCCACTTCGTAATGGCCTTATGGTAtccttcacttgtaaatgagagatgACAATATTAGCGAGTGATGTGTATTTAAACTAACCTAAATAATAGATTAATTCAAACTAATTATCTCGCAACTACATGAATCAATTGTAATAGAAATATGTAAATACGATATCGAATCCACCTGGGTTGAATTAACTATTGAATCCTATCACTGTTTATTAACTAAATGAAATAAAGATTGGATTTGTTTCgaagaagaataaaaattaaacaatgaTTAAACAAAAGTATGATtgaaaccaaagaaaaaaaacactaagTTGGTTCCACTACTAGCTGTCATACCCTAGTATCCAATTGTCAGCTCATGAATTgtcaaattaacaaaaacttcCATGCGATTAACAAAAAGAACTGTCGTGCATGAGTCTATGGTTAAGTACACATGCCAATAATTTCCCAAAGAGATGTGAATTTTAATGGGATCAGGCTTAAATTCAACTATTCCTACCATCTATATATCCATAGTCCAACATACACAAACAAGCAGAAATTCAATTACGCATAgtgaaaaacaaattaaatactTATCAACTTGGTCATGTCATTTTCAAGGAAGCCACACAAACTAAGGTATTTCATCAAGCATACAAAAAGAGAGACAATAAAGACAAATACGATAGAAGTAAGAGGAGAAGGTTGTAGTTTAATTTGCTTAGTCATTTAAAAGATTCAATACAATACAAAACCAACTATACACGAAGTTTTTAAAGTTGTTAGAATCAAAAGCAATCGATGATCCCATGCTAGCTCACCAGTGGCCTTAGTTTTAGCTAAGAGTCATGATGATTCTAGAAATTCCCACCGCTTGGAATCGAGCTGGAAAATGTAATTCGTAGTTTATCTTTGTGTGAAGTTGAAAAGCCCTTCTTTGTAAGTTGAAAACAACTCACATAGGCGCACCAGCTGTTGGTCCAAATAAATAGAAATCACACCAATTGGTCTtcaacccaaaaataaaataataattaattaaatagatAAAGCCAACGTGAATAGGAAGACTAAAACATAATGAACGTGTTAAGACCTtgtcaaattcaactttttaccAACACACGTCTTTATACTTGTAAATTACAAAAGTATGGTAATTTAGCTCCAAATAATTTGAATGAACCACTAGCAAATATAAATAATAGGGTAACAAATGTCATAGCTACGTGTCTATCAGCGAGTTCACAACTAATTTATTCATCTACCTTTATGGTGTAAATATATAGGAACTGGATCAAACACTTATTGAAAATGAAAACGGCTCTTCTGCTTAGAAATAAAATGTTCTTGTAAATTCTTACTCCCATTGGACCATTTGTATCTATATGCATTAGAATTCCAATTCATAGAGATCTCAGTTCGAAATATAAAAATAAGATCGATACATGGGCAAGACCAAGACATCGTAACTGACAAATAACCAGAACCCATTTATCTCCAAAAATATGACGAAAACACATTTACAGATGAATACACCAATCTATATCACCGATAAGTTTTTATACACTCTTCCTGGTGATTACCAGAAAAATCAAGACCCATCTTAATATTACAACAGAGCAAAAGGCTTTAAACATATACAAGCCCTTTCTCCAGAACACAAGGCTTGACAGTTTGACACTCTCTCGTGATGTTCCATCACGATACTTGTAGATATTAGCAACTTAGATGATCATCGACGACAACAAACGCTATATACAGTACTAGTAGATCTCAATTTCTCCAAAAAATTGTCAAAATTCGCTCTTCTTGATAAGTCCGCTGTACTTGTGAGCTATGGTGGCTTTAGCTTTCCTTCTTATATGTACACTTACTTTGATGAAGTTTAGGCAAATGCTGGGATGCGGGAGTTTTGGCGATCCCTATTGAGACAATCAAATCCCTCTACTCTAACTGCAGCAGGTTTAAGCCCATACTTCACTCTCACACAACCTGCTTTGCGTGGCGACGATAAAGTTGATGGAGATGGAACAGGCAATGCCGAAACAGGAGTGGTCTTCTCATCTCCAAATCGAGCATCTTGAATTAATGGGTTAGCAGCCCTACTGGGAGGAGAAACGCAAAAATATGGGGGCGATAAGGCAACCTCGGTAGATGATTGCTCCAACCCATAACCCTCCTGTAGATGCCAACATGTTAGCCAATTGTAATATCATAACATCAAGTACAAAACAATAACATCACCATGGTTGTAGTCATTTCGGAAAAAAATATTATACAGAAATACTGTTTGTGCAACAGATATCTACACAATTTACCATACAAGAAAAAGCAAAACGCTCAAGATCAAATAGCTTGCAGCTCCAAATTTGATGCATCACTTAAACGTATATGTGCATGAACTGAATCCATATCATCATTGGAAATAACAAGTTTACCTTCCTGAGAATAAGGTCCAGAAGTTCTGCCCCAGCCTTTGAGTCGCATAACTCGGGTTGATGACTGCTAATTTGCAAAGATGAGAAAATACATGTTATCATCACCTATAAATAAAGCATAATAACCAACGTAAGGTGGAAGGGACAACACTGGAGAAGTAAAAGTACCTCATCTGCCATCTCAAGGGCATAATGGGGTTGTTAGACAAAATCCCGACTCGCCTGGGCTTGGGGCAAACCACAGGCTCCTTGGTGTCAGACATCAAGGCAGGACCTCTGATGCCTTCACAGCCCACGAAAGAGGCGTTCTGCTGCTGAACATTGAAATGGTTCATTTTCGAAACCGTTCCTGTTCCACAAAAGAACGCCTGTCCATAAACACACAGCACCACCAAAGAAAAACACGAATCAGAACAACTTTCCCATCAATCTTCCAGATCCAAGGAAAACCTTAAAATTGTTCATCTTACACACTGAACCTCATTTTAATTGGAAAACAAAAGTTTCCCAAATTATTAATCAAAGTCACACGCACACATATGTTCTGTAGAAACGAGCTAAAAATTTGATTAAGTTTACTAAATCAGAAACAAACACAGAACAAAATCAATCCCAGAAACTTTATCCCCCCTCTAAATTGTTTGATCGATCATTCTCTACTTTCTTGGACTTTCTAGGCAACCAAACAGGAAGATAGAAAATTTCACATCTAATATATCACACCTCCGCGAAAACGGAGATTTCCTCAGTTACATACACCAATTCGAGAACAAAACACCCCAAAAGGCCGTAACTgctcacataaaaaaaaacccaagctGAGACGGTTTCGATTTCCTCGGAATCGCCCAAAATCGCATCAGAATCAGGGGTTTAAAATTGGTTTTGCGAATAGTAAATACAGCTCAACCCGATTTTGCAAAACAATATTCGACCACAAAATTCTTCAGTCTTCCACAAATTACAAAAGATataattcagaaaaaaaaaaaaatcaaatccaaccaaCATTTGGGTCGGATCAGTTTGTGGGTTATTGACTAAAATTAGGGAAATAATAACGGCTAAAAATTAAAAGCTCCAGATCTGAAACAACCACTAGGCCAGCTACTATCGGagtttgtagagagagagatacctGGCGGGAATCCTCCGGAGAAAGAAGGCGAGGGGGGGAGGGGCAGTGGCGGAAGGAAGGAGGGTGGGTGGTGGTGAGGGGATCTGGGATTCATTTTATAGTGGTGAAGTAACAGTGGTGGCGAAGGTGAAACGACATCATTTCATCCACGTGATTTGTTTCTTGACTTTGTTTTATCTGAATCCGCGTGAATTTGTTTCCTCTTTTATCTTTAAATTGTCTACCAGATCACAGCTACGAATCCGCGTGCATTTGTTTCCCGATGCAAACGACGATTTGTTTCTGTTTACAAAGAAAAGCATaatttattaagaaaaaattgatcgaaaattttaagttttaacgataagaataaaataaaagataaatgaatagtatcaggattgactttttaatgtaaaaatatgatttttcgttaaaataaatagtaccatgagcttttcgttaaaattctcattTATTTTTACCCTAAATAGATTATTAGACATGTGGTAATAGAGTAGTCATAAAACTGAGCCGCCTCTACCGTCATTTTCTCAATTTCAGTAACCTCCTTCACCTTGTCAGACAAATGAAGCCTCGATAATATCTACATTAAAAGGGTGAGAGAGTGGTTAAGCTTCACAATAACttaacaataatgtagttcaaattatCTTTTGGTGATAATTAaatctaagacttctcactaacaaatgaaaaagaatatcaGTAGACATTGGTACTAGGAGACTATATTTCAAGGTTTAGATggcaaaaactttttttttaacaaccgATATCGTCTACACTAGAGGAATAGAGGAGTGGGCTAAATCTCACAATaggttaaaaataatatggttcaaattcgtctttaacgagaatcaaatctaaaacctctcacttacaagtgaagagaaataccccTAGATCGTAATACTAACTAAcacgtatcaaagtttgataCAAGCATTTGTATCCAATCTTTAGTTAACGGTAAAAATTTAGTTGGAAGTCATGATGGCATATCACATACAGTACAATGACATATATAAAATTTGGTACACATaacattatattattattacatAAAGCTATATATAATGATGATTTATTACTTTCATGCAAGTTGCTCTTctacacaaaaaaaatatactcAAAACACGAGCCATCATACCACATGATACAAGTTGATGGTCACTTAAAAAAACTTTTGTCCACTTATATTATAATACATAATTTATCAGCTTGTGTTCCAAATATGTGATAGAAGTTCTCATTCCACATACTAAACCAGTTGGTTGTTAGTTTTGTACTTGACCCACGATGACTATCTTAAAAGCAATAAACTAAAACGATCTCCTTGACttataaggatttgaaaatgaTATCGTTGTCGTTCAACACTTGAACTTTCAACCCAAAGTTGCGTGCGTGCCAAAACCTTCCCACTAATAAATCgaccaatttccttttttttttctttttattgcgtgtcataatataattgtgataagttttattttttat belongs to Malus sylvestris chromosome 17, drMalSylv7.2, whole genome shotgun sequence and includes:
- the LOC126610768 gene encoding ribulose bisphosphate carboxylase small subunit, chloroplastic; translation: MASSMISSGTVATVSAPAQARMVAPFTGLKSSSAFPVTRKSNDITSIASNGGRVQCMQVWPPLGLKKFETLSYLPPLSTESLAKEVDYLLRKNWVPCLEFELEHGFVYRENHRSPGYYDGRYWTMWKLPMFGCTDSSQVLKELEEAKKAYPQSFIRIIGFDNVRQVQCISFIAYKPPGV